A stretch of the Festucalex cinctus isolate MCC-2025b chromosome 20, RoL_Fcin_1.0, whole genome shotgun sequence genome encodes the following:
- the pola1 gene encoding DNA polymerase alpha catalytic subunit isoform X3, with protein sequence MLTQISSFTFSNNNSDDVGDSCGLAKSRSRREKREKVGRKSALEQLKKAKRGEKIKYEVEELSSVYEEVDEAQYSKIVRDRQEDDWIVDDDGVGYVEDGREIFDDDLDDDVVEKTKGNSSGKGVTAKKQMKKVAVSKPNSIKSLFMNSNVKKPAEKDVDLSKDDLLGDILQDLHSEKSTILAPPPVVTLKKKKSIGSPMNPFSIKPQMAKEPAKAKVIRPPPPDTQRPTATSSPPSKRAPVVEKETEPVQKQEEVAEDLVFDTMDFDEPMEVGPEEPPGPAVRQEAPSECKTAVVAPVKEKAQNAALIKTGGSWGPDDGESAVTEATAEVQVDSSKLPLVEGPDGEQVFRFYWLDAFEDPYNQPGVVYLFGKVWIESAQAHTSCCVSIRNIERTMYILPREFKVDPKTGEVCNTPVGMMDIYQEFSELSDKYKIMKFKSKKVEKNYAFEMPDVPTQSEYLEVRYSAEFPALPPDLKGATFSHIFGTNTSSLEHFLLSRKIKGPCWLDIKTPQLLNQAVSWCKVEALVPRSDLVTVVKDLAPPPVTVMSISLKTVQNLKTHHNEIVSLVALVHHNFHMDKAPPQPPYQTHFCVVTKPTDCIFPYDFKDALKKKNAKVEIATTERTLLGFFLAKMHKIDPDVLVGHDIFGFDLELLLQRINYCKVPHWSKIGRLRRANMPKLGGRSAFAEKSATCGRLVCDTEISAKELIRCKSYHLTELAAQVLKTERATIPEESIRNLYSDSPHLLYLLELTWTDAKLILQLMCELNVLPLALQITNIAGNIMSRTLMGGRAERNEYLLLHAFHDKNYIVPDKPSFKKLQMETHEGEEDVDTGKGKRRKKAAYAGGLVLDPKVGFYDKFVLLLDFNSLYPSIIQEFNICFTTVQRAASTKQKKSREDEPEEIPEIPDCDLEMGILPKEIRKLVERRKHVKQLMKQQDINSDLYLQYDIRQKALKLTANSMYGCLGFSYSRFYAKPLAALVTHKGREILMHTKDMVQKMNLEVIYGDTDSIMINTNSRSMEEVFKLGNKVKAEVNKLYKLLEIDIDGVFKSLLLLKKKKYAALVVEQHGDGRYSVKQELKGLDIVRRDWCDLAKECGNYVIGQILSDQSRDIIVENIQKHLVEVGEKVASGAIPLQQYEINKALTKDPQDYPDKKSLPHVHVALWINSQGGRRVKAGDTVSYIICKDGSTLAASQRAYALEQLQKQDNLSLDTHYYLAQQIHPVVSRICEPIEGIDGVLIATWLGLDPSQFRSHQLHQREEEMDSTLGGPIQLTDEERYKDCERFTFTCPQCGKENIYESVFEGAGSKLEPSFLRCCHVPCGGRPIDYAFNISNKLLLDIRRHIKKYYSGWLVCEDQACQNRIRRLPIAFSRYGPICPSCSRATLRPEYSEKALYNQICFYRFIFDWDHAVTKLLQGDEKARAGWWNKEKEAYRKLKDVPDKALNASGYSEINLAKLFQAFSSLK encoded by the exons ATGCTAACCCAAATCTCTAGTTTTACGTTTTCAAACAATAATTCGG ATGATGTCGGCGATTCCTGTGGTCTGGCCAAGTCTCGCTCCAGACGGGAGAAGAGGGAGAAAGTAGGGAGGAAGTCTGCTCTGGagcaactgaaaaaggccaagcGAGGGGAGAAGATCAAGTATGAG GTGGAGGAGTTAAGCAGCGTGTATGAGGAAGTGGATGAAGCACAGTACTCCAAGATAGTCCGGGACAGACAAGAGGATGACTGGATTGTTGATGATG aTGGAGTAGGGTACGTGGAGGACGGCAGAGAGATCTTTGATGACGATCTGGATGATGACGTGGTGGAAAAGACAAAAG GAAATTCTAGCGGCAAAGGAGTCACTGCaaagaaacaaatgaaaaaagtagCAGTGTCAAAGCCAAACAGCATTAAGAGCCTCTTCATGAACAGCAATGTCAAGAAGCCAGCAGAG AAAGATGTGGACTTGTCCAAGGATGATCTGTTGGGAGACATTTTACAAGACCTGCACTCAGAG AAAAGCACCATCCTGGCTCCTCCACCTGTGGTAAcactaaagaagaaaaaatccaTCGGCTCACCCATGAATCCGTTCTCTATCAAGCCACAGATGGCCAAA GAGCCAGCTAAGGCCAAAGTCATCCGTCCGCCTCCTCCTGACACCCAGAGGCCAACAGCTACTTCATCTCCTCCCTCAAAAAGAGCTCCAGTAGTGGAGAAAGAAACAGAACCAGTCCAGAAGCAAGAGGAAG TAGCCGAAGATCTGGTGTTTGACACGATGGACTTTGATGAGCCGATGGAGGTCGGACCTGAGGAGCCTCCGGGGCCTGCGGTCAGACAAGAGGCCCCATCTGAATGTAAAACAGCCGTTGTGGCGCCAGTCAAAGAGAAAGCTCAGAACGCAGCCCTCAT CAAGACGGGAGGCTCATGGGGGCCGGATGATGGAGAGAGTGCAGTCACCGAAGCCACTGCAGAGGTGCAGGTGGACTCAAGCAAGCTGCCACTGGTGGAGGGTCCAGATGGCGAGCAGGTTTTCAGATTCTATTGGTTAGATGCTTTCGAAGACCCTTATAATCAACCAG GCGTGGTGTACCTGTTTGGAAAAGTGTGGATCGAGTCGGCCCAGGCTCATACAAGCTGCTGTGTCTCTATCAGGAACATCGAACGCACCATGTATATCCTACCACGTGAATTT AAAGTAGACCCCAAGACGGGGGAGGTGTGTAATACGCCTGTTGGAATGATGGACATCTACCAGGAGTTCAGTGAGCTTTCTGACAAGTACAAGATCATGAAGTTCAAGTCTAAG AAAGTGGAGAAGAACTATGCCTTTGAAATGCCTGATGTGCCCACGCAAAGCGAGTACCTGGAAGTTCGCTATTCA GCTGAGTTCCCTGCTCTGCCGCCTGACCTTAAGGGGGCAACATTTTCCCACATTTTTGGAACCAACACTTCCAGCTTGGAACATTTCCTCCTTAGTAGGAAGATTAAAGGCCCGTGCTGGCTGGACATCAAGACACCGC AGCTGCTCAATCAAGCAGTCAGCTGGTGCAAAGTAGAGGCTCTCGTCCCGAGAAGTGATCTGGTCACCGTGGTCAAAGACTTGGCACCACCGCCGGTCACAGTCATGTCTATCAGCCTCAAGACCGTCCAGAACCTCAAGACTCATCACAATGAG ATAGTTTCCCTGGTAGCACTTGTCCACCATAACTTCCATATGGACAAAGCTCCACCTCAACCACCTTATCAGACTCATTTTTGTG TGGTGACGAAACCGACCGACTGCATCTTCCCATATGACTTCAAGGATGCGCTGAAAAAGAAG AACGCTAAAGTGGAGATAGCCACCACAGAAAGAACTCTACTTGGCTTCTTCCTGGCCAAGATGCACAAAATTGATCCTGATGTTCTTGTG GGTCATGACATTTTTGGCTTTGACCTTGAACTGCTACTGCAGCGAATCAACTACTGCAAAGTTCCGCACTGGTCCAAGATCGGACGCCTCAGGAGGGCCAACATGCCCAAACTAGGG GGCCGCAGCGCCTTTGCGGAAAAAAGTGCCACCTGTGGCCGCCTTGTGTGCGACACAGAGATCTCCGCAAAGGAGTTGATCCGCTGTAAGAGTTACCATCTGACTGAGTTGGCTGCGCAGGTGCTGAAAACGGAGCGAGCCACCATCCCAGAGGAGAGCATCAGAAATCTTTACAG TGATTCTCCTCATCTTCTCTACCTGCTGGAGCTGACGTGGACCGACGCCAAGCTGATCCTCCAGCTAATGTGTGAGCTCAACGTACTGCCGCTGGCCTTGCAGATTACCAACATTGCCGGCAACATCATG TCTCGCACTCTGATGGGAGGTCGTGCTGAAAGAAACGAGTATCTGTTGCTTCACGCTTTCCACGACAAGAACTACATCGTTCCTGACAAACCGTCCTTTAAGAAACTGCAGATGGAAACG CATGAAGGAGAAGAAGATGTTGATACCGGGAAAGGGAAGCGTAGAAAGAAGGCCGCCTATGCTGGAGGGCTGGTGCTGGATCCTAAAGTTG GTTTCTACGACAAGTTTGTACTGCTGCTCGACTTCAACAGCCTATATCCGTCCATCATACAAGAGTTTAACATCTGCTTCACCACCGTGCAGCGAGCGGCTTCCACCAAGCAAAAGAAGAGTCGG GAGGATGAGCCAGAAGAGATCCCAGAGATTCCAGATTGTGACTTGGAAATGGGAATCTTGCCCAAGGAGATCAGGAAACTGGTGGAACGGCGCAAACACGTTAAACAGCTGATGAAACAACAGGACATCAACTCGGACCTTTACCTGCAG TATGACATCcgacagaaggctttgaagcTAACGGCTAACAGCATGTACGGCTGCTTGGGATTCAGCTACAGTCGCTTCTATGCCAAACCGCTGGCTGCCCTGGTCACGCACAAGGGCAGGGAG ATTCTGATGCACACCAAAGACATGGTCCAAAAG ATGAACCTAGAGGTCATCTATGGAGACACCGACTCCATTATGATAAACACCAACAGCCGATCTATGGAAGAAGTCTTCAAACTGGGCAACAAG GTGAAAGCAGAAGTGAACAAGTTGTACAAACTGCTGGAGATTGACATTGATGGAGTGTTTAAGTCACTTCTGctgctgaagaagaagaaatacgcCGCTCTGGTGGTGGAGCAGCACGGCGACGGGCGCTACAGCGTCAAGCAGGAGCTCAAAGGTCTGGACATAGTTCGGCGAGATTGGTGTGACCTGGCCAAGGAGTGTGGCAA CTATGTAATTGGTCAGATCCTGTCAGATCAGAGTCGTGACATCATTGTGGAGAACATACAGAAGCACCTTGTGGAGGTGGGAGAGAAGGTAGCCAGTGGGGCGATACCTTTGCAACAGTATGAGATAAACAAG GCACTGACCAAAGATCCTCAGGACTATCCAGATAAGAAGAGTCTCCCCCATGTCCATGTGGCTCTGTGGATTAACTCCCAGGGTGGGCGGAGGGTCAAAGCTGGTGACACGGTCTCTTATATCATCTGCAAG GATGGCTCCACATTGGCAGCCAGTCAAAGAGCGTACGCTTTAGAGCAACTCCAGAAGCAAGATAATCTCAGTCTGGACACGCACTATTATCTGGCCCAGCAGATCCACCCAGTGGTGTCCCGCATCTGTGAACCTATTGAGGGCATCGACGGCGTGCTCATAGCCACGTGGCTTG GTCTGGACCCCAGTCAGTTCCGGTCTCATCAGCTGCACCAGAGAGAGGAGGAGATGGACAGCACTCTGGGAGGGCCCATCCAGCTGACCGACGAGGAGCGCTACAAAGACTGCGAGAGGTTCACCTTCACCTGCCCTCAGTGTGGGAAGGAGAACATTTACGAGAGCGTGTTTGAAGGAGCT GGATCAAAGTTGGAACCCAGCTTTTTGCGATGCTGTCACGTGCCTTGCGGGGGCCGCCCCATCGACTACGCTTTCAACATCAGCAACAAGCTGCTTCTTGACATCCGACGCCACATCAAGAAATACTACTCT GGCTGGCTGGTGTGTGAGGACCAGGCTTGTCAGAACAGGATCAGGCGCCTGCCCATTGCCTTCTCCCGCTATGGACCCATCTGCCCAAGTTGCAGCAGAGCGACCCTCAGGCCCGAG